The Falco biarmicus isolate bFalBia1 chromosome 7, bFalBia1.pri, whole genome shotgun sequence genome contains the following window.
CAGACAGCTGTTCTTCTTCTGAAGCTCTCTGCAACATGTTTGAGATAATACTGCCTCATGTGATGAGAAAGATGATGAGGGAATGTAGAATGTGCTAACAAATTTTCAGTCCCTCTTTGAGAAATAGACCAAAGCAACAGAGAAGGATCTCACCATTAGTTAGGTGGATGACCTGGGGGAGACTGAGGAACCTAGGATAAATTGAAGACATCCATGCACATAACTCTCTTAAGTGCAGAATGTTCAGAGACTCTTGATGCTTGTTACCCTTTAGAACTTACTCACTTCTTGTTTCAGGCTGGTAATGCTTCCCTTTCCTTGGCTGTgaaagtctgttctttccaagGACACCTTTCTGAGCTTTCCTTATTTCCTGTTCTGCTTAGGGAGTCTTAAATCACACAACGGCAGTGACTTTTCTTGCATGCATGGCTGTTAACTAACTGGTGCTCACACCAAATACAGGTTGCTTGGCTGACCTGCAACACCTACCAATAACCATGTATTATCATAACACAATAGCCACAAGCTTCGCAATGAAAACCAGCTGAACACAATACCTGATTCTgatggaagaggaaaataatcttGAAGCATTTAGGTACTGAATCTTTTGTTGCTTAAGTTGCAAACACAATAGTCTATTGCAGATTGCAGTTTAGGAGTATTCTTGGCCTTGATGGCACTACGGTCTCACACTGCAGCACTGATAAGCATCACTCTCTAGAAATTCCAGTTTTGTAAGAAACTCAGTCATTGCTGCTGGCCAACACTCAGACCTTACTTATTCACAGGTTTCTCTTTCCTCAGATGGATTAGAGCAGTACCTTATGTATGGATAAGATAACTTTGGTATTGAGGGAGTTTTGAGAAGTACATAATGCCATATAACATCTTAGAAACACAAGCTATTTGCAGGCATATCAAACCAATCTCTCTGGCTTTCCgtagaatttaaattaaattcattatCTCAGTCTTATCTTCAGAGAACATAATTTCCAGGACAGCTATGGTTCCAAGATAAGGACTGTTGACAAGAACAGCATGTTTCACTCTGGAGGTAAGACAGTCTGTTCAGGAGACATCTTACAGAGAGCTGactgcaaacagcaaaataaagtcTTCCAAAGACACAACAAGGGTTCACTGTCATCCAATCCCAACTGcaaagcagatttattttatcttgCCTTCTTCAatccaaatgtttttaaaaatatccatttatttttaagtaatacCCCCCCAACTATGAAAACAAAGTGTTTTGCAATGATACAATAATTAttcactttaaagaaaacaggagagaattttaaaaacagaggtCGTTACAAATAGTTAACATGACATGGCCTTGGGAAAAGGAATAGACACCGTAAATATGTCAAGGTAAAAAATAACAAGATAAGCTCAAagagaaccaaatggttaatgagaccaaacagaaaattacttgaattaTGTCCTAATTAGCATGCTAGAAGATCCACCCTCAAGCAAAGAAAGCCCCCTACTAACAAAAcctcctccccacagaacaCGCAAGGGGAAAAGGCAGAAtgctgtacctttaaatggacACAAGGCTCTTAAGAGCCAGTGagaattaagtgtgactaaacctaattgtaaacaattgttcaaagtgtataaaatgttttaccatGCCTTAAGAGGTGCACTAGCTTTGTGGATTACCACCTagcacccagctctgcacaggcaTGCAATAAACAAGTATCTCCATTCTGCATGGATGGACTTTTGCACACCGGGTGAAGAACCCAGTTTTGTGATAACAGTAGTACATATCACAATGCATTACCTCATGTATTTAGTGTTAAATGTATGTAGGGGTTAAGAAGAGATTCTTAATGCAAATAAGGAGCTATGAAGCTATGccatgaaaattactttctcacGATGAAAGCAAGTTAGACATACTTAAAGTCCATGTAAGTAATTTGAAACATATTTCCAACACTGTAACTTTTGTTCTCCCCATAGTAAATGGAACTTGCATGCCATTCTCACCAGCATCAATCTTTTGACTAGTTCAGATGTGTTGCTTACATATCTCTTTATGTCTGTAAGTATTTCACACACATTCATCATTCATAATTTGTTAATATTTGACACACTGCAGAGCTTTTGACTCTTTGGACTTGTTAGCCAGTCACATGCTAAATGCCTAAATTGGTTTTGGCATCAGAAGTCCAAGCAAGACATGACAGACCTGCTATAGTTGGCAGACACTGCAGAGAGTCTCCTCATTCCTGCATCATAATCTGCAGGCAGTGCATGAGAATAGATACTATTTGCGTGATGGAATATGGGTGTAGTCAccatcctcctttttttttttttttttaggctcaGAAAAGCTGGTGAAAACATCCCTAATATCAGTTGTTGCACTTTTCAGGAAGTAACAGATGGCATTCATATTCAAGCATAGAGAAGTTTTGTTGACAACTGTACTTGTATTGTGTAAGTTTGAAGGCTGCAGTTTCCTCATGGCCAGCAAAACACTATTAATACTACATCCTGAAAAGTTGCAGGTCCAATTTTTGCCCTGCATAAATCAGTCTCAAAGGACCCACACTATTTTATTAACGTTAGTGAATTTTGCTCGTGTCTGTTTTCCAATTTGCCAAAGGATTTGTGAGTTGTAAAGGCATGACACAGCAGTGATTCTGACTGAGTTCTATTTATTGATTGTGTGGTACATACAAAACAACACATCTAGGGGTGTCCTCATGGGATCATGTCAGAACTATCATCTTTGGCTCgcctgaaacagaaaaatttacAAGTGGtaaagagaattttttcctaaggCTCTGtaatctcttttttccccattctttaACCAAGTATTTGATGACTATTGTTGACGGGGCTGTACAATAGTGTTCTTGTGACTTGCAgctgtgtttttcaaatgaaTATTTGTCTTGGATTCTCTGTGGAATCTCCCAGCAGCTTTTATTGATGTTTCTTGGTAAATGTTAAACACTACATCAGTTCTTTGACTTTCTGCACCACCATGTACTACTGATAACCAGGTACTTGTTAACTTTGTTTATTCTTTGGATCACACTCATTCCATCAGTGACAGATGGTCTGCTGTGGCTTTAGTATGATTTGCATTCCATGCAAGCCCTCTACCAAAGTTGCCTGCTTTGTTCTTTGAAGTGTTGTCAGTGCGTAATGAATAAGACATACCGGCTATGCCTGCTTGGagcaacaatttaaaaaaaatcttttttaaaaaatccttggCTGTCTTGAATGTTATTAATTAGAGAACCTTGCATTTCCTGCTCTTCCTTTGGTGACTCAAAACATTCTGACCTTCTCTCTGAAAGTCCATTCATACAATTTCTGCATGAAAGAACCACTCTCAAGATGattcttaaaataattgcagGTCTGCACACCTACTTTATGTACTTTAAAGAGGCCATCAATACCatctggcagggctggctgatAAGCCGACACAATCTATTGGTCATTATCGATTGGCTTTATCTTAAGAATTTCAAGCAAGGCTTCAGTACCTGGCCTTTTGGAAGTTTGATTATATTTATTCAGATATTCCCTCAGATACATACTCTATTCTGCATTAATTAACCTGGAAATCTTTGGCCATTTCGTGTCTGTCAGCTACCTCAGACTAATATTTTGATGGTCAACAGGAAACATAGTACTTAACTGTAGACTAAATCTCTTTGAACTAAATGGATTTGAAACTAAATCCCTTTAACGCCCTGGAGTCAGAGTGGACTTCTGTGGTTGAGCTGATGTAGTGGAAAGAAAGGGAGGTCCTtcttccctccagctctgctgtgcattCCTGTCCCCTCTCTTACATAGTCAGTGTTTTTCGTTTAACTCTATTAATTTCACATTTGCAGGGAGTTTAATTCTCTATCCATTTATCTTTCGGAAATGGCTCATTGTGAGGTCAGATGAGCACTGCTGGTGGTGAAGGAAGGAGTAGCAACAGATGGTTCAGTGTCACAAAAGAAGAGAGCAGGACACCACCTTTGGTAGCAGCCACATTAGAGCAACTACAGCATGAAACTATACCTTGAATTTAATTGTTAATACAATATGATCTAATTCTGTGTTGCTTATCTTCCCTAGCTGCACATTTCCAACTCCTTCCGTATTTTGTCTCAAGCAATTCTGTGATGAGTTGGATCATCCTGGCTGCTGATCAATAGTTTACCCAAGAACCCataatttctctgtgtgtgtgtgtgagtttTCAAGTGGATCTGACTCACTCTTTTGTTGCATGATTTATAGAAGTGATGCAAAGGAGGTAATGGAAATAGGTACCTAAAGATAGAGAGGTCAAAGTCCTTTTTTACAGTTGGAGAACATCTTACATTAGCTTGAGTCAATCATGAGGCTGTAGTTAAGACAAAACTTACTAAGCTTAAACTGTTGCCAGAAGAAACAGTCCTGCCTCCCTGCTCAGTGAAAACACTCCTGTCCAACCCTATGCCACTTCCATCTGACACTGATCTGGTTCACCATGCAACATGGTTGCGTAGTTGCCAGACAATCAGAACAACAGAGTTATCCTGCAACCAGTTTTTCAGGCTAACATTTCAGGTCAActccccagcctggctctgcgTGCAGCTGGCAGTTTAGTctggtgcagagctggtggTACCATCTCCTTCAGGGGGAGCATGGGCTTGATATGAGGCAtcaaaagcacagctgcagactTGTGTTTGCGCTTAACTGACTTACCCATGGGACACTCCCAGCTGGGTTTAGCAACCCCATCTGACCAGGCTTTCAGGAGCTGGCAGGTGTGCTGGCAATAACCTGTAGACAAAGCTGGCCAGAGCCAAGGCAAATGAGCCTAAGGACGTAGCCAGGGTCGTGGTGCCCACTTTGGCTGCCCCACGGTGGAGGCTCTCACCCGGGACTCATCACTGCTGCGAAATGATGCTGTCCCAGTGATACAAGAATTACtcacttcaaaaaaagaagtatgtAAATATCTACAAcgaaaaacagaggatgttacaAATATTGAAaccaaacacatttaaaatatacaagtattttaaataaaaaaattaatacaagtattaaaaaaccatggccttgggagaaggaatggACACCATAAATACACCAAGCTACAAAATgagctcaaggagaaccaaacagttaatgagaccaaacagaaaattacttgaccTGTGTGTGAACTATCTTAATCAGCATCCTAGATCCACCCCCGAGCAGGgaaagccccctccccacggACGGCGCGGGGAAGGCGAACGCTGTGCCTTTACACGGAGCCCAGGCTCCGGAGCACCAGCGAGACTTAAGTGTGACTGAACCTAATTGTAAACGACTGTTCAAAGCGCGTAAGATGCTCCGCCGCGCGCGGAGGGCTGTGCTAGCTTTGCGGACTGCGCCCAGCGCCCCCCGCGCAGACGGGAGGGAACTGGCGCCTCGGCTCCgcgcgccgcccggccccgcaccTCAGGCGGCCCCGCACGAAGGCGACGGGTCCCTGCGGGCCCGAAGACACCCTCCTCGCACCCACCAGCCGGAGCCCGACCCCTTCCCTCTACTCGGCCGCCACAGCGACCGCCGGCAGCGCCAACCGCCACGCTCACGCCGCCGCCATACCGAGGCCCCGCCCGCAGGCGGCCGCGGCCGCAGCCGCCGCCactgccccgccccgccccgccccgccccgccaggGCCACCCAcgggccgcccgcccggcgcatgcgcagacgcgcAGTAAACAGGCGCCGCCGCTCCTCCCCCTTACGCCGTTTGCGTGGCCTCCTCCGCGCAGGGCCGTGCGagcgccggcggcggcggcggctgcgcaGTGGCGCTACATCCGGGCACTGGGGCAGGATGAATGCTCCTTTCCAAGATGGCGgcggagggaggagggaaggagatgaACGAGATTAAGACCCAGTTCACCACCCGGGAGGGGCTGTACAAGCTGCTGAGCCACTCGGAGTACAGCCGGCCTAACCGGGTGCCCTTCAACTCGCAGGGCTCTAACCCGGTCCGCGTTTCCTTCGTCAACGTCAACGACCAGAGCGGCAACGGGGACCGGCTCTGTTTCAATGTGGGCCGGGAGCTCTACTTCTACATCTACAAGGGGGTCCGCAAGGTACCGGCACTCgcttgctgggctgggggggagcggcgggggctgcgcgccgcccgcccgcccgcccagGGCCCGCCGGCCGCCCGCGGGGAGTGGgagccccgccgcggggggctgCGCCGTGGGCGGAGGGCAGGGGCCGGGCCGCCTCTCCTTCGCCGCCCCGCTGGCGGCCTtggggcggccgcggccgggcTGCGGCCCGGCTGTGGCGGTGACTCCAGCCGCTCTCCCACTGGCCTGGCCTGTGGGGTAACGGTCAGGGGCGGGGGGGTGCGGGCCTGGGCCGCGGGACTGTGGGGGCACCGGCGCTGGCTCAGAGCTGGTGGGCCGCGTCAGATGCGGTGTCACAAGCGGTAGGTGTGTGCGTGGGGGGGGCCCTTTGGAGGGATGCGGTTCTTGGGCCCTCCTTGGCATGCAGGAGTGCGGGCTGGCTTTCCACTGGCAAGGCAGCCCGGGGCCTCCTTCACCTGCTGCCTCGGGTCCAAGTTTACTGGGCGCTAACGCCTGTCGTGACTGTGGTAGTGTCAGATCCTTGCGTTCAGGATCTTTATAGCATTGACTGAATGCCTACAGTATTCGCTGTAATTTTAGGCCTCCGTCATGACTTTGAAGTGTGGACTGATTTTAGGATTGTTTCTAAATGGAGCAGTGTAATGAGCTGAGTTTTAAATGTCAGATAATTAACACAGAGAAAGTTGCTTTTACGGGAAAGAACCATTGATGCTGTTGAGACTCCTTACCCGTCATTATTTCTTGCAGGCATGCATTTGATCTGTCAGGTCACTACATTTATGAACAAACCCTTTCTGCTTGTTGTTTCTTAAGGTCTTTGGGTTTATGGTATTTAGAGAAGAAGAATTTGTCATGCCAAATAAATGTGTGTCACTTTCTAATATGTGTAAATATGTGTAAACACAAATATAATGATTGTCAGCTTTCTGTCTTATGTTTCAAAAAGTGGCTGTTCATTATCTTACATATCTGGGACTCAGCTGCTGTAATGTGAGTACTTCGAAATCTTCCTGCTTTTAGCCCACGATTCAGCATTACATGAAGACACAGAGAACTAAGTGATATatgcagggctgtgcaggaaGCTTGTAGATGAGCAAGGAATTATACCTGAATCTACTATGCCCTAAGCTAGTATCCATGTCATTCCTCCTCTGTATTGAATGTAAGCATCTACTGGAGAATGAAGCCTATGTGGTTGTCTGTTGGCTGTGACTTATCTGACATGTTCTATATGAGTATATGGAAAAGTGTGCATGTGGATTTTAGTTTCACCCCTTAATGAATTTAAAGTCTTGGACAATAGTTTCTTTAGGCATGCAATAAGTGTGTTGTATCAAACAGTATTTGCTATTTATAAGTAGTTGCTGTCTTTGCTATTTACAAGGTATTATGGGTGGCAGTATCTCTGAAAATCTGTAGCTTAAATTACTACCATGTTTGGATTCTGATAtcttatgggtttttttcatatgaagGAAGAGCAGAATTCCCTCACTTAGATTACAGAGCAGGCCTTTATGTAGTTTAGTAATGGTACGTGTGATTCTTGAAAGTTGTCTTAGTTATATCTTGCCACACTTCcgaaaaataaaaaaccctgaagCCTGGGACTTCATTGAAAATAGAGAACTGAATATAACTTTGGGCTGagtatttaaactttttttagaAGCTGTTGGTGTGATACACGCTAACAGAGAAAATTTTAGTTTGTCAGATTGTTAACTTGTGAGCTTTGATGTGTACCTGTTAAAGtgttaaatacctttttttctctccaagtaGTGTAAAACACATGCATTGTTATAACAGAATTCATTTCAATAATGAATTTCGAAATTGAAATTtcaataatgaaaaatgaatgaatgagttTTACGGTgtgaacaatttaaaataaaccatatATTCTATATGTATAATACATGAATGAAACGAACCTAGAAAAAGAGCCAAAATAGATTGAAATACACTTGAGGAAGGTGTTTTAAATAAGAACGGAGGAGTTTGTCTGTCTTAAACATGTAATACTTGCttctttgtaatttattttgaaactgttcAACTGGAAGTCATTGTTTTGTCTATGTACAAAGTTGATGTAAGAACAGGCTGACAGTCTTTCAACTGATCATTTGAGCTTTTCAGAATCAGAAGGTTTATCTTGTGGCTATCATTAAAGGGAGAGAGGTATTGTTACCTAAATTGGCACTATGTAATTCTGCCTTAAATTGGACAAGTTATCACACTCTGCATGCCTTCCTGTTCTTGGAGGCAGGAGGTGGAGAGGGGCTTCATCTGTTGAAGACCAACCTGTTTGTAATCCTCTGTATAATACAGATACCAATAGCTTCAGTTTTAACTGTTAGTTCATAATTATCTAAGCATCTCTTTAAAAATTTCCCCTAATTACTATGAGgctgtaattttcattttggctaagttgtattaaaatattagaaTATGAGTTAAGTTTAGTGAAGCTGTGCTGTGTGTATTTATCAGGTAGgtataattttctattttttaaggtctgcttcttttcttcctaagaAAATGCTATGTTTTTTACTAAAATGAGTGAAAGAGCCACAAGGACTTTAAGTAACAGTGCCTGTTAGATACTAAGGTAATTCTTGCATTGGCAGTCCATTGCAGATCAGTGCACATCATCTAAGAGTCACACTTCAGCCATGAATGACACTTAAGAATAAATGATGTGAAATTGACCCAAAGATACCACTGGAAAGGATATTTCTTGAAATCGGTGATGCTAAACTTTCTTCTATTAGTTTCCCTTAAATTCTGAATACATTGCATCTGCTACATCTAGTTTGCAAGTCATCTTTTTAAGTAGACTGCTAGTGTGTGTGTTCTATTTAGGATATTTAACCTATATAAAGAATAAATGATTTCCAGGGATGTTTCTTTAACCTTGATCCTTCTTCCAAGAAACTTGGTTGAAAAGTTACATACAGTGTCCATGACAGCAGTGTTGAGATTGGACTGTTATAGACAATGATAATAGTTTGGTCAAGATAAGAGGTTT
Protein-coding sequences here:
- the WDR20 gene encoding WD repeat-containing protein 20 isoform X5: MLLSKMAAEGGGKEMNEIKTQFTTREGLYKLLSHSEYSRPNRVPFNSQGSNPVRVSFVNVNDQSGNGDRLCFNVGRELYFYIYKGVRKAADLSKPIDKRIYKGTQPTCHDFNHLTATAESVSLLVGFSAGQVQLIDPIKKETSKLFNEEGLLSSQNQANSPSGTVV